One genomic window of Psychrobacillus sp. INOP01 includes the following:
- a CDS encoding VOC family protein yields MKLGAFSVSLNVKDINASKDFYEKLGFQSFGGEINQNWLIMKNGDTIIGLFQGMFEKNILTFNPGWNSNAENLESFTDVRELQKQLKQSGIKLQTEADETTEGPAHFTLEDPDGNQILIDQHR; encoded by the coding sequence ATGAAACTAGGCGCATTTTCTGTAAGTTTAAATGTAAAAGATATTAATGCTTCAAAAGATTTTTATGAAAAACTTGGCTTTCAATCCTTTGGAGGTGAAATTAATCAAAATTGGTTAATCATGAAGAATGGGGATACCATAATTGGTTTGTTCCAAGGTATGTTTGAGAAAAATATTCTAACCTTTAATCCTGGATGGAATAGTAATGCCGAAAATCTAGAATCTTTTACTGACGTCCGTGAGCTTCAAAAGCAGCTTAAACAGAGTGGAATAAAACTGCAGACAGAAGCAGATGAAACTACAGAAGGTCCCGCACATTTTACACTCGAAGATCCTGATGGCAATCAGATTCTAATAGATCAACATAGATAA
- a CDS encoding SRPBCC family protein: MTNLNDISTVNVGMLIRKPVDEVFEAFIDPAITTKFWFTKSNGRLEKGKQIRWDWEMYGVSAELDVKEIEQNKRILIQFDDDTTVEWIFTPRESEETYIEIINYGFKGNKTEIVNQVIDSTGGYTIVLCGLKALLEHNIILNLVADKFPDANV, encoded by the coding sequence ATGACGAACCTTAATGATATATCAACTGTTAATGTAGGAATGCTTATTAGAAAGCCTGTAGATGAGGTGTTTGAAGCTTTTATTGATCCAGCAATTACTACGAAATTTTGGTTTACTAAGAGCAATGGAAGATTAGAAAAGGGAAAGCAGATTCGTTGGGATTGGGAGATGTACGGAGTTTCAGCAGAGCTTGATGTGAAAGAAATTGAACAAAACAAGCGAATTCTTATCCAATTTGATGATGACACAACTGTTGAATGGATTTTTACTCCAAGAGAATCAGAAGAAACATACATCGAGATAATAAATTATGGGTTTAAGGGGAATAAAACTGAAATAGTAAATCAAGTAATAGACTCAACAGGTGGATATACTATTGTTCTTTGCGGCCTAAAGGCATTGCTTGAGCATAATATTATATTAAATCTAGTTGCAGATAAGTTTCCAGATGCTAACGTATAA
- a CDS encoding DUF1801 domain-containing protein yields MENNTRTITEVDKFIQDLPDNIQSIAEALRKIILDASPALVEEYKWSMPNYSYKGLVCYLQTAKKHVNLGFQKGNELVEKDIRNLLQGTGKTMRHIRITKIDDIQSEVFTSLIQAAMYLNEDHKDKEN; encoded by the coding sequence ATGGAAAATAACACAAGAACAATTACAGAAGTTGATAAGTTTATTCAAGATTTACCTGATAATATTCAAAGCATTGCTGAGGCATTAAGAAAAATAATTCTAGACGCATCCCCTGCTCTTGTAGAAGAATATAAATGGTCGATGCCAAACTATTCGTATAAAGGATTAGTTTGTTATCTGCAAACAGCCAAAAAGCATGTTAATTTAGGTTTTCAAAAGGGTAATGAACTTGTAGAAAAAGACATACGCAATTTACTGCAAGGTACGGGAAAAACAATGAGACATATTAGAATTACAAAGATTGATGATATCCAATCAGAAGTTTTTACTTCTCTTATTCAAGCAGCAATGTACTTGAATGAAGATCATAAGGATAAGGAGAATTAA
- a CDS encoding VOC family protein, with the protein MGRLVHFEIHVDDMDRAKKFYGEIFGWTFEDWTDYAGMPYFGAVTGDASQPGIDGALMKRQTPPPEQHQPMNGFSCTLGIEDYDSTEAKILEYGGKVAMPKYALPGMAWQGYYVDTEGNIFGIHQPDENAK; encoded by the coding sequence ATGGGGAGATTAGTTCATTTCGAAATTCATGTGGATGACATGGACCGTGCAAAGAAGTTTTATGGAGAAATATTTGGATGGACATTTGAAGATTGGACTGATTATGCGGGGATGCCTTATTTTGGAGCTGTGACTGGTGATGCAAGTCAGCCTGGTATTGATGGAGCTTTAATGAAACGTCAAACACCTCCTCCAGAACAACATCAGCCTATGAATGGCTTCTCTTGTACATTGGGTATAGAAGATTACGATTCAACGGAAGCTAAAATCCTTGAGTATGGTGGAAAAGTAGCAATGCCAAAGTACGCCCTTCCTGGAATGGCTTGGCAAGGATATTATGTTGATACAGAAGGCAATATTTTTGGTATTCATCAGCCTGATGAGAACGCGAAGTAG
- a CDS encoding SRPBCC family protein has translation MSINFEVKRTTQVSKQQVYYGLFDIDAANHWMQGLVGIERLDDGPMQVGSQWKESRKMFGQVATEHFEVVELNEPDKIVLRCDGTKGTTGKGEFIFTYIVTSSNNLTEITLNGEIKGLTGITKLFGKMMAGTFKKASAKDLDALIAYLEK, from the coding sequence TTGAGTATTAATTTTGAAGTGAAAAGAACTACCCAAGTATCTAAGCAGCAAGTATATTATGGTTTATTTGATATAGATGCCGCTAATCACTGGATGCAAGGACTTGTAGGAATTGAGCGATTGGATGATGGACCTATGCAAGTGGGAAGTCAGTGGAAGGAATCGAGAAAGATGTTTGGACAAGTGGCTACAGAACATTTTGAAGTGGTTGAACTAAATGAGCCAGATAAAATTGTTCTTCGCTGTGATGGAACGAAAGGAACAACTGGTAAAGGAGAATTTATCTTTACATATATAGTTACTTCATCTAATAACCTTACGGAGATTACGTTGAACGGAGAAATAAAAGGCCTCACTGGCATAACTAAACTATTTGGTAAAATGATGGCGGGTACCTTTAAGAAGGCCTCTGCAAAGGATTTAGATGCATTGATAGCATACTTAGAGAAATAA
- a CDS encoding nuclear transport factor 2 family protein codes for MNMLSIEQQSKPLSLKEKSILFLQNVASGNVREVYQKFVGPDFLHHNPFFPGDSKSLMVAMEENATKNSNKRLEVKLAIQEKDMVTVYSHIKQNPEDLGAAVVHIFRFKDNQIVEMWDVGQLIPEDSPNKNGMF; via the coding sequence ATGAATATGTTGAGCATTGAACAACAGTCGAAGCCCCTCTCACTTAAAGAGAAATCTATTCTTTTTCTTCAGAACGTAGCATCTGGCAATGTTCGAGAAGTTTACCAGAAATTCGTAGGTCCTGACTTTCTTCATCATAACCCATTTTTCCCAGGCGATTCCAAATCTCTAATGGTAGCAATGGAAGAAAATGCTACCAAGAACTCTAATAAAAGACTGGAAGTAAAACTTGCGATACAAGAAAAAGATATGGTTACGGTTTACTCACACATAAAGCAAAATCCAGAAGATCTTGGAGCAGCTGTAGTACATATCTTTCGTTTCAAAGATAACCAAATCGTTGAAATGTGGGATGTAGGTCAACTTATACCTGAGGATTCTCCTAATAAGAATGGAATGTTTTAA